A stretch of the Nicotiana tabacum cultivar K326 chromosome 6, ASM71507v2, whole genome shotgun sequence genome encodes the following:
- the LOC107761378 gene encoding zinc finger BED domain-containing protein RICESLEEPER 2-like codes for MNKMIFIASILDPRNKLEYVPFAIVRMFGEKVGKKLILEVKNYMDSLFDCYVKKNSIGTSSASSGNTTAIVSGYGSFLKRGTMRTKLEFEKHKEVTGGLGTKSELERYLAEDLEPETDDFKILKWWKINEPRFPILAEMARDVLAILISSVASECAFSTGGRIFDSFRSSLTPKLVQSLICLQDWLRSEPIPIKVEEDLEYLEQLELDLANSAKDSTIIDI; via the exons ATGAACAAGATGATCTTTATTGCATCAATTTTGGATCCCCGTAACAAGCTTGAATATGTTCCTTTTGCAATTGTGAGGATGTTTGGAGAAAAAGTAGGGAAAAAATTGATTTTAGAGGTGAAAAATTATATGgattctttgtttgattgttatgttaaaaaaaattcaataggAACATCATCTGCTTCATCTGGAAACACAACAGCTATTGTCAGTGGTTATGGTAGCTTTTTGAAAAGAGGAACAATGAGAACAAAATTGGAATTTGAGAAACATAAGGAAGTGACCGGAGGTTTAGGTACTAAATCAGAGTTAGAAAGATATCTTGCTGAAGATCTTGAGCCTGAAACAGatgactttaaaatcttaaagtGGTGGAAAATCAATGAGCCTAGATTTCCCATTCTTGCGGAGATGGCTCGTGATGTATTAGCCATTCTTATTTCAAGTGTTGCATCTGAATGTGCATTCAGCACGGGAGGTCGCATTTTTGACTCGTTCAGGAGTTCGTTGACGCCTAAACTGGTTCAATCTCTTATTTGTCTTCAAGATTGGCTTAGAAGTGAACCTATTCCTATTAAAGTTGAGGAAGACTTGGAGTATCTGGAACAACTAGAACTTG ATCTGGCTAATAGTGCAAAAGATTCAACTATTATTGACATATAG
- the LOC142181841 gene encoding uncharacterized protein LOC142181841, giving the protein MYESLPEDLAHHIVQNIRPPTESSQLDTPFWMLETRGHFTVKSAWDYLRRRANPRLAYKMIWVKGLPFKISFFLWKVWKAKLPLDDFLHKLGYSMPSKCWCFADPKEESLLHLFFTSNAARSVWTYFLRRAGIALDGLSLHQAIIKCWTAPVVPRLNPVLQALPTCIVWELWKRRNSLKYGEAVSVSRVIY; this is encoded by the coding sequence ATGTATGAGAGCCTACCAGAAGATTTGGCACACCACATTGTGCAGAATATTAGACCACCAACTGAAAGTTCACAGTTAGATACTCCTTTCTGGATGCTTGAAACAAGGGGACATTTTACAGTAAAGTCTGCATGGGATTACCTGCGAAGAAGAGCCAACCCAAGATTAGCTTACAAGATGATATGGGTAAAAGGTTTACCTttcaagatatccttcttccTGTGGAAGGTGTGGAAAGCCAAACTGCCACTTGATGATTTCTTGCATAAACTAGGATACTCCATGCCATCTAAATGTTGGTGTTTTGCTGATCCTAAGGAAGAGTCATTACTACATTTGTTCTTCACATCCAATGCAGCTAGAAGTGTCTGGACTTACTTCCTGAGGAGAGCAGGAATTGCATTAGATGGGTTGTCATTACATCAAGCAATTATAAAGTGTTGGACAGCACCAGTTGTACCTAGATTGAATCCAGTGTTACAAGCTCTACCTACATGCATTGTATGGGAACTTTGGAAGAGAAGAAACAGTTTGAAATATGGAGAAGCAGTGTCAGTGAGTAGAGTTATTTACTAG